Proteins encoded in a region of the Zea mays cultivar B73 chromosome 2, Zm-B73-REFERENCE-NAM-5.0, whole genome shotgun sequence genome:
- the LOC541679 gene encoding beta-fructofuranosidase, insoluble isoenzyme 7 has product MARLPLAACAVAAAFYLCLHLASSSSSAPRLAPAPSDGGRRAGRTAYHFQPAKNWQNDPNGPMYYNGMYHLFYQYNPHGALWGVGNLSWGHSVSGDLVNWAALDTALDPTSPFDANGCWSGSATILPGGTPAILYTGIDANGEQVQNVAFPRDPADPLLRRWDKPGYNPVIPLPADVPGDKFRDPSTAWLGRDGLWRVAVSAEVRGVASTLVYRSADFLRWERAPAAAPLHASRAAGMVECPDLFPVKEEGDDGDGQGLDASASGAGLRHVLKLSVMDTLQDYYMVGRYDDAADAFVPAEPERGDDVRGWRRLDYGHVYASKTFFDARGSRRVLWAWANESDSQADDGWSGVQTFPRKLWLDEDGKQLRQWPVEEIETLRRKRVVLRRGTALATGGMNEIVGVAGSQADVEVAFKVSSLAGAEALDPNWLLDPQKLCGEKGASVPGGVGPFGLIVMASSDLREHTAVFFRAFRYHGRYKLLMCTDLTRSSTRAGVYKPPYGGFVDVDVEEHETINLRTLIDHSVVESFGADGRMCITARVYPEHAETSNNHMFVFNNGTGTVEVYKLEAWELAAATVNSVGGNDSLVISKSNDQSESY; this is encoded by the exons ATGGCGAGGCTCCCGCTGGCCGcctgcgccgtcgccgccgccttcTACCTGTGCCTCCACCTTGCGTCGTCGTCCTCTTCCGCTCCTCGTCTTGCGCCTGCCCCGAGCGACGGCGGCCGCCGTGCAGGCAGGACCGCCTACCACTTCCAGCCGGCCAAGAACTGGCAGAATG ATCCGAATG GGCCGATGTACTACAACGGCATGTACCATCTCTTCTACCAGTACAACCCGCACGGCGCGCTCTGGGGCGTTGGCAACCTCTCCTGGGGCCACTCCGTTTCCGGCGACCTCGTGAACTGGGCCGCCCTGGACACGGCGCTGGACCCGACGTCGCCCTTCGACGCCAACGGCTGCTGGTCGGGCTCCGCCACCATCCTCCCCGGCGGCACCCCGGCCATCCTCTACACGGGCATCGACGCCAACGGGGAGCAGGTGCAGAACGTGGCGTTCCCCAGGGACCCGGCGGACCCGCTCCTTCGCCGGTGGGACAAGCCCGGCTACAACCCCGTCATCCCGCTCCCCGCCGACGTCCCGGGCGACAAGTTCCGGGACCCTTCGACGGCGTGGCTCGGCCGCGACGGGCTGTGGCGCGTCGCGGTGTCCGCCGAGGTCCGCGGCGTGGCGTCCACGCTCGTGTACCGGAGCGCGGACTTCCTCCGCTGGGAGCGCgcccccgccgccgcgccgctGCACGCCTCGCGCGCCGCGGGTATGGTGGAGTGCCCGGACCTGTTCCCGGTGAAGGAGGAGGGTGACGACGGCGACGGCCAAGGGCTCGACGCGTCGGCGAGCGGCGCCGGGCTGCGGCACGTGCTGAAGCTCAGCGTGATGGACACGCTCCAGGACTACTACATGGTGGGGCGGTACGACGACGCGGCGGACGCGTTCGTGCCGGCGGAGCCCGAGCGCGGGGACGACGTGCGCGGCTGGCGGCGGCTGGACTACGGCCACGTGTACGCGTCCAAGACCTTCTTCGACGCGCGCGGGAGCCGGCGCGTGCTGTGGGCGTGGGCCAACGAGTCCGACAGCCAGGCCGACGAC GGCTGGTCCGGCGTTCAG ACGTTCCCGCGGAAGCTGTGGCTGGACGAGGACGGGAAGCAGCTGCGGCAGTGGCCGGTGGAGGAGATCGAAACGCTGCGGAGGAAGCGCGTCGTCCTGCGCCGCGGCACGGCGCTGGCCACCGGAGGCATGAACGAGATCGTCGGCGTCGCGGGCTCGCAGGCGGACGTGGAGGTCGCGTTCAAGGTCTCGAGCCTAGCGGGGGCCGAGGCACTGGACCCCAACTGGCTGCTGGACCCGCAGAAGCTGTGCGGGGAGAAGGGCGCCTCGGTGCCCGGCGGCGTCGGGCCGTTCGGGCTCATCGTGATGGCCTCCAGCGACCTGCGCGAGCACACCGCTGTCTTCTTCCGCGCGTTCAGGTACCATGGCAGGTACAAGCTTCTCATGTGCACTGACCTGACAAGGTCGTCCACGAGGGCAGGCGTGTACAAGCCGCCATACGGAGGATTCGTGGACGTCGACGTTGAGGAGCACGAGACCATCAATTTGAGAACCCTG ATTGATCACTCGGTGGTGGAGAGCTTCGGAGCTGACGGGCGGATGTGCATCACGGCTAGAGTGTACCCTGAGCACGCGGAGACGAGCAACAACCACATGTTCGTGTTCAACAATGGCACAGGCACGGTGGAGGTGTACAAGCTCGAGGCATGGGAGCTCGCGGCGGCGACCGTAAATTCCGTTGGGGGCAACGACAGCTTGGTTATTTCTAAATCTAATGACCAAAGTGAATCCTATTAA
- the LOC100283321 gene encoding Cell division protein FtsZ homolog 1, chloroplastic, with protein MASSAAAASSASALFRLPGSGHLRAPPRSGWRDHRRSRRATVRCSFAPVETARIKVVGVGGGGNNAVNRMIGSGLQGIEFYAINTDSQALINSQAQYPLQIGEQLTRGLGAGGNPNLGEQAAEESRETIATALRDSDLVFITAGMGGGTGSGAAPVVAQISKEAGYLTVGVVTYPFSFEGRKRSVQALEALEKLEKSVDTLIVIPNDKLLDVADENMPLQDAFLLADDVLRQGVQGISDIITIPGLVNVDFADVKAVMKNSGTAMLGVGVSSSKNRAQEAAEQATLAPLIGSSIEAATGVVYNITGGKDITLQEVNKVSQIVTSLADPSANIIFGAVVDDRYTGEIHVTIIATGFPQSFQKSLLADPKGARIVESKEKAATLAHKAAAAAVQPVPASAWSRRLFS; from the exons ATGGCGtcatccgccgccgccgcctcctcggcTTCCGCGCTCTTCCGCCTCCCGGGGTCGGGCCACCTGCGTGCACCGCCACGAAGCGGGTGGCGAGACCACAGGCGGTCCCGTCGCGCGACCGTGCGGTGCTCGTTCGCGCCGGTGGAGACGGCCCGGATAAAGGTGGTGGGCGTTGGCGGAGGCGGCAACAACGCCGTCAACCGCATGATCGGCAGCGGCCTCCAG GGCATCGAATTTTATGCTATAAACACCGATTCCCAAGCCCTTATTAATTCACAAGCGCAATATCCTCTGCAAATTGGAGAGCAGTTGACCCGCGGCTTAG GTGCCGGTGGAAATCCGAATTTGGGAGAGCAGGCTGCTGAGGAATCAAGAGAAACCATAGCCACTGCCCTGAGGGATTCAGATCTTGTCTTCATAACAGCTGGGATGGGAGGGGGTACTGGATCTGGTGCTGCTCCAGTTGTTGCCCAGATATCAAAGGAAGCTGGTTATCTTACTGTTGGTGTTGTCACCTATCCATTCAGTTTCGAGGGCCGTAAGCGCTCTGTACAG GCATTGGAAGCACTAGAGAAGCTGGAAAAGAGTGTAGACACACTTATTGTGATTCCAAATGATAAGTTATTAGATGTTGCGGATGAAAACATGCCCTTGCAAGATGCATTTCTCCTTGCAGATGATGTCCTTCGTCAGGGTGTTCAAGGAATATCAGACATCATCACA ATACCGGGACTTGTCAATGTTGATTTTGCTGATGTAAAAGCTGTCATGAAAAACTCTGGAACTGCCATGCTCGGTGTTGGTGTTTCTTCCAGCAAAAATCGGGCCCAAGAAGCTGCTGAACAGGCAACACTTGCTCCTTTGATTGGATCATCCATCGAGGCAGCTACTGGCGTTGTGTATAATATTACTGGTGGGAAGGACATCACTTTGCAAGAAGTGAACAAGGTGTCCCAG ATTGTGACAAGCCTAGCTGACCCATCTGCGAACATAATTTTCGGTGCCGTTGTTGATGACCGTTACACTGGTGAGATACATGTGACAATCATTGCGACAGGATTTCCACAGTCCTTCCAGAAATCCCTTTTGGCGGATCCAAAGGGAGCACGGATAGTGGAATCCAAAGAGAAAGCAGCAACCCTCGCCCATAAAGCAGCAGCTGCTGCAGTTCAACCGGTCCCTGCTTCTGCTTGGTCTCGAAGACTCTTCTCCTGA
- the LOC109943947 gene encoding translation initiation factor IF-2-like encodes MAARLPPAAARRFSPLAGEPRLYFPQQPGRRLSLPRALSLPQLPCRRLPHHGAAIRRHPSPCGSGSACPSPLAPEARSRPPPFPGGLNPPRPDPARAFPDGVPLVGNRPPYPASSRRGLAGTPFPNGRRPFFHGVVTLHRHLRSRSPSSSR; translated from the coding sequence ATGGCCGCGCGCCTGCCACCAGCAGCGGCGCGGCGCTTCTCCCCGCTCGCCGGCGAGCCCCGCCTGTACTTCCCCCAGCAGCCAGGCCGTCGGCTCTCCCTCCCTCGCGCCCTCTCTCTTCCCCAGCTCCCTTGTCGTCGTCTGCCTCACCATGGCGCGGCCATCCGCCGCCACCCCTCCCCCTGCGGCAGTGGATCTGCATGCCCCTCCCCTCTGGCTCCGGAGGCGCGGTCGCGACCCCCTCCCTTCCCCGGCGGCTTAAATCCGCCTCGGCCTGACCCGGCAAGGGCCTTTCCCGATGGCGTCCCGCTCGTCGGCAATCGGCCTCCCTACCCGGCCAGCAGCCGCCGTGGCCTCGCGGGCACTCCCTTCCCCAACGGTCGCCGACCCTTCTTCCATGGCGTGGTTACACTGCATCGGCATCTCCGCTCGCGCAGCCCCTCGTCATCGCGCTAG
- the LOC100283321 gene encoding cell division protein FtsZ homolog 1, chloroplastic isoform X1, with protein MLSSGIFGISTGLWMGIEFYAINTDSQALINSQAQYPLQIGEQLTRGLGAGGNPNLGEQAAEESRETIATALRDSDLVFITAGMGGGTGSGAAPVVAQISKEAGYLTVGVVTYPFSFEGRKRSVQALEALEKLEKSVDTLIVIPNDKLLDVADENMPLQDAFLLADDVLRQGVQGISDIITIPGLVNVDFADVKAVMKNSGTAMLGVGVSSSKNRAQEAAEQATLAPLIGSSIEAATGVVYNITGGKDITLQEVNKVSQIVTSLADPSANIIFGAVVDDRYTGEIHVTIIATGFPQSFQKSLLADPKGARIVESKEKAATLAHKAAAAAVQPVPASAWSRRLFS; from the exons ATGCTTAGTTCTGGAATTTTTGGAATATCTACTGGACTCTGGATG GGCATCGAATTTTATGCTATAAACACCGATTCCCAAGCCCTTATTAATTCACAAGCGCAATATCCTCTGCAAATTGGAGAGCAGTTGACCCGCGGCTTAG GTGCCGGTGGAAATCCGAATTTGGGAGAGCAGGCTGCTGAGGAATCAAGAGAAACCATAGCCACTGCCCTGAGGGATTCAGATCTTGTCTTCATAACAGCTGGGATGGGAGGGGGTACTGGATCTGGTGCTGCTCCAGTTGTTGCCCAGATATCAAAGGAAGCTGGTTATCTTACTGTTGGTGTTGTCACCTATCCATTCAGTTTCGAGGGCCGTAAGCGCTCTGTACAG GCATTGGAAGCACTAGAGAAGCTGGAAAAGAGTGTAGACACACTTATTGTGATTCCAAATGATAAGTTATTAGATGTTGCGGATGAAAACATGCCCTTGCAAGATGCATTTCTCCTTGCAGATGATGTCCTTCGTCAGGGTGTTCAAGGAATATCAGACATCATCACA ATACCGGGACTTGTCAATGTTGATTTTGCTGATGTAAAAGCTGTCATGAAAAACTCTGGAACTGCCATGCTCGGTGTTGGTGTTTCTTCCAGCAAAAATCGGGCCCAAGAAGCTGCTGAACAGGCAACACTTGCTCCTTTGATTGGATCATCCATCGAGGCAGCTACTGGCGTTGTGTATAATATTACTGGTGGGAAGGACATCACTTTGCAAGAAGTGAACAAGGTGTCCCAG ATTGTGACAAGCCTAGCTGACCCATCTGCGAACATAATTTTCGGTGCCGTTGTTGATGACCGTTACACTGGTGAGATACATGTGACAATCATTGCGACAGGATTTCCACAGTCCTTCCAGAAATCCCTTTTGGCGGATCCAAAGGGAGCACGGATAGTGGAATCCAAAGAGAAAGCAGCAACCCTCGCCCATAAAGCAGCAGCTGCTGCAGTTCAACCGGTCCCTGCTTCTGCTTGGTCTCGAAGACTCTTCTCCTGA
- the LOC103648340 gene encoding uncharacterized protein, which translates to MATAQAASASPTHHRASPGMSPPQPPYPSAARIADSACFPQYTASLKCLEANQDKTKCQQQFDDYKECKKKEREARLERNKTRSLFG; encoded by the exons ATGGCGACGGCACAGGCAGCGTCGGCGTCCCCAACCCACCACCGCGCGTCTCCAGGGATGTCGCCGCCGCAGCCGCCGTACCCCAGCGCCGCCAGGATCGCCGACTCCGCCTGCTTCCCCCAGTACACCGCCTCGCTCAAGT GTTTGGAGGCCAACCAGGACAAGACCAAGTGCCAGCAGCAGTTCGACGATTACAAGGAATGCAAGAAGAAAGAG AGGGAGGCTCGGCTGGAACGGAATAAAACCAGATCACTCTTTGGGTGA